The Pseudomonas azadiae genome includes a window with the following:
- a CDS encoding ABC-F family ATPase: MISTANITMQFGAKPLFENVSVKFGAGNRYGLIGANGCGKSTFMKILGGDLDPSGGQVMLEPNVRLGKLRQDQFAYEEFTVLDTVIMGHEELWKVKAERDRIYSLPEMSEDDGMAVAELETEFAEMDGYTAESRAGELLLGLGIPLEQHFGPMSEVSPGWKLRVLLAQALFSDPEVLLLDEPTNHLDINTIRWLENILTQRSSLMIIISHDRHFLNSVCTHMADLDYGELRLFPGNYDEYMTVATQSREQLLSDNAKKKAQISELQSFVSRFSANASKAKQATSRAKAIDKIQLAEVKPSSRVSPFIRFEQTKKLHRQAVIVDRMAKGFDGKPLFKDFSFQVEAGERVAIIGPNGIGKTTLLRTLVNELTPDAGSIKWTDAAELGYYAQDHASDFEDDMSLFDWMGQWTQGEQVIRGTLGRMLFSNDEILKSVKVISGGEQGRMLFGKLILQKPNVLIMDEPTNHLDMESIEALNLALENYPGTLIFVSHDREFVSSLATRIIELSPSGVIDFSGTYDDYLRSQGVVF, encoded by the coding sequence TTGATCTCCACAGCTAACATCACCATGCAGTTCGGCGCCAAGCCGCTCTTCGAGAACGTCTCGGTCAAGTTCGGCGCCGGCAACCGGTATGGTTTGATCGGTGCCAATGGTTGCGGCAAGTCGACCTTCATGAAAATCCTCGGCGGCGACCTTGATCCGTCCGGTGGCCAGGTCATGCTGGAGCCGAACGTACGCCTGGGTAAACTGCGCCAGGACCAGTTCGCCTACGAAGAATTCACCGTGCTCGACACCGTGATCATGGGTCACGAAGAACTGTGGAAGGTCAAGGCCGAGCGCGACCGCATCTACTCGCTGCCGGAAATGAGCGAAGACGACGGCATGGCCGTGGCCGAGCTGGAAACCGAATTCGCCGAAATGGACGGCTACACCGCCGAATCCCGCGCCGGTGAGCTGCTGCTGGGCCTGGGCATTCCCCTGGAACAACACTTCGGCCCGATGAGCGAAGTGTCCCCCGGCTGGAAGCTGCGCGTATTGCTGGCCCAGGCGCTGTTCTCCGACCCTGAAGTGCTGCTGCTCGACGAACCGACCAACCACCTGGACATCAACACCATCCGCTGGCTGGAAAACATCCTGACCCAGCGCTCCAGCCTGATGATCATCATCTCTCACGACCGTCACTTCCTGAACAGCGTGTGCACCCACATGGCTGACCTGGACTACGGCGAGCTGCGCCTGTTCCCGGGCAACTACGACGAGTACATGACCGTGGCGACCCAGTCCCGCGAGCAATTGCTGTCGGACAACGCCAAGAAGAAAGCGCAGATCTCCGAACTGCAATCCTTCGTCAGCCGCTTCTCGGCCAACGCCTCGAAAGCCAAGCAGGCCACTTCCCGTGCCAAGGCGATCGACAAGATCCAGCTGGCCGAGGTCAAGCCTTCGAGCCGCGTGAGCCCGTTCATCCGTTTCGAACAGACCAAGAAGCTGCACCGCCAGGCGGTCATCGTCGATCGCATGGCCAAGGGCTTTGACGGCAAGCCGTTGTTCAAGGACTTCAGCTTCCAGGTCGAAGCCGGCGAGCGCGTGGCGATCATCGGCCCGAACGGTATCGGCAAGACCACCCTGCTGCGCACCCTGGTCAACGAACTGACGCCGGATGCCGGTAGCATCAAGTGGACCGACGCCGCCGAACTGGGCTACTACGCCCAGGACCACGCCTCCGACTTCGAAGACGACATGAGCCTGTTCGACTGGATGGGCCAGTGGACCCAGGGCGAGCAAGTGATCCGTGGCACGCTGGGCCGCATGCTGTTCTCCAACGACGAGATCCTCAAGTCGGTCAAGGTCATCTCCGGCGGCGAGCAAGGCCGCATGCTGTTCGGCAAGCTGATCCTGCAAAAGCCGAACGTGCTGATCATGGACGAACCGACCAACCACTTGGACATGGAATCCATCGAGGCGTTGAACCTGGCGCTGGAGAACTACCCGGGTACGCTGATCTTCGTCAGCCACGACCGCGAGTTCGTATCGTCCCTGGCCACCCGCATCATCGAGCTGAGCCCAAGTGGCGTGATCGACTTCAGCGGCACTTATGACGACTACCTGCGCAGCCAAGGCGTGGTGTTCTAA
- a CDS encoding MFS transporter, whose product MARHSDLRNALSLDSLNFFLADVRDGLGPYLAIYLLAVHQWDPASIGVVMTLAGIAALLTQGPAGALIDRTRSKRAVIALAAMAVTGSCLLLPFVSSFSLVALTQAASAVAASVFAPAISAISLGITGPRAFTRRTGRNETFNHAGNAVAALLAGGLAYLFGPVVVFYLMAFMALASIVAISCVSAHAIDHDVARGFDPAHHTDHEQPSGIGVLLANRPLLLFAICCALFHLANAAMLPLVSQKLAQINLQMATPLTSACIVAAQLVMVPMAWLVGLKADTWGRKPLLLAGFIILPLRGVLYTLSSEPYWLVAVQLLDGVGAGLFGALFPVIVKDLTQGTGRFNVSLGALSTVFGLGAALSNSLAGFVVQQAGYNAAFLTLAGVAALALALLWLAMPETLAKPSFARHTTVA is encoded by the coding sequence GTGGCCAGACACTCCGACCTGCGTAACGCGTTGTCGTTGGACAGCTTGAATTTCTTCCTGGCGGATGTGCGCGACGGCCTCGGCCCCTACCTCGCCATCTACCTGCTGGCCGTGCACCAATGGGACCCGGCGAGTATCGGCGTGGTCATGACCCTGGCGGGTATCGCCGCGTTGCTGACCCAGGGGCCGGCGGGCGCGCTGATCGACCGCACGCGCAGCAAGCGCGCGGTGATTGCGCTGGCCGCCATGGCAGTAACCGGCAGTTGCTTGTTGCTGCCCTTCGTCAGTTCGTTCAGCCTGGTGGCGTTGACCCAGGCCGCCAGCGCCGTCGCCGCGTCTGTGTTCGCGCCGGCGATCAGTGCGATCTCCCTGGGCATTACCGGCCCACGCGCCTTCACCCGCCGGACCGGGCGCAACGAAACCTTCAACCATGCCGGCAACGCCGTGGCGGCGCTGTTGGCCGGCGGCCTGGCTTACCTGTTCGGTCCCGTGGTGGTGTTCTACCTGATGGCGTTCATGGCGCTGGCCAGTATCGTCGCGATCAGTTGTGTGTCGGCGCACGCCATCGACCATGACGTGGCCCGAGGCTTCGACCCGGCGCATCACACCGACCATGAACAACCTTCCGGCATCGGCGTGTTACTGGCAAACCGTCCCCTGTTGTTGTTTGCCATCTGCTGCGCCTTGTTCCACCTGGCCAATGCCGCCATGTTGCCGCTGGTCAGCCAGAAGCTGGCGCAGATCAACCTGCAGATGGCGACGCCGCTGACGTCCGCCTGCATCGTCGCCGCGCAGTTGGTGATGGTGCCCATGGCCTGGCTGGTCGGGCTCAAGGCCGACACCTGGGGGCGCAAACCCTTGCTGCTGGCGGGCTTCATCATCCTGCCGCTGCGCGGCGTGCTCTATACCCTGTCCAGCGAACCGTACTGGCTGGTGGCCGTGCAACTGCTCGATGGCGTCGGCGCAGGCCTCTTCGGTGCGCTGTTCCCGGTGATCGTCAAGGACCTGACCCAAGGCACCGGCCGCTTCAACGTCAGCCTGGGCGCCCTCTCCACCGTGTTTGGCCTGGGCGCGGCGTTGAGCAACAGCCTGGCCGGTTTCGTGGTGCAACAGGCGGGATACAACGCGGCCTTCCTGACCCTGGCCGGCGTTGCGGCGCTGGCCCTGGCGCTGTTATGGCTGGCGATGCCGGAGACCTTGGCGAAACCTTCCTTCGCTCGACATACAACTGTCGCCTGA
- a CDS encoding class I SAM-dependent methyltransferase — MDMPSARQAIASNKDAWDQSAHLHTATDTWHALRNSVSDPGFSCLDPTLTGLLQAIGVAGKDVVQLCCNNGRETLSLFGLGARTAVGVDQSQGFLEQARELAALSPHDAQFIESDIHPLPPDLHERFDIALVTIGVLGWMPDVAQFMRHVASTLKPGGTLVIYETHPFLEVFDPRAPDPFLPASSYFQREPFVLQESIVYEGEGEVAGPTSYWYVHTLGEVINAAIGAQLQISHLQEYPHSNREELYDRYEHQPAQLPMCFTLTATKRPD, encoded by the coding sequence ATGGACATGCCCTCAGCCCGACAGGCGATTGCCAGCAACAAGGACGCCTGGGACCAATCCGCCCACCTGCACACCGCCACCGACACCTGGCACGCACTGCGCAACAGCGTGAGTGATCCTGGTTTTTCATGCCTGGATCCGACCCTTACCGGCTTGCTGCAAGCCATCGGCGTGGCCGGCAAGGACGTGGTGCAACTGTGTTGCAACAATGGCCGTGAAACCCTCTCGCTGTTCGGCCTGGGCGCGCGAACTGCGGTGGGTGTGGACCAATCCCAGGGATTTCTTGAGCAGGCCCGTGAACTGGCCGCGCTTTCGCCTCACGATGCGCAGTTCATCGAAAGTGATATCCACCCATTGCCGCCGGATTTGCACGAACGCTTCGATATCGCCTTGGTGACCATCGGCGTGCTGGGTTGGATGCCGGATGTGGCCCAGTTCATGCGTCATGTTGCGAGCACCTTGAAACCCGGCGGTACGCTGGTGATATACGAAACCCACCCGTTCCTGGAAGTGTTCGATCCTCGCGCGCCAGACCCGTTCCTGCCGGCCAGCTCGTACTTTCAGCGCGAGCCCTTCGTGCTGCAAGAGTCGATTGTCTACGAAGGCGAGGGCGAAGTAGCCGGTCCCACTTCCTATTGGTACGTGCACACCCTGGGTGAGGTGATAAATGCCGCCATCGGCGCGCAGTTGCAGATCAGCCACCTGCAGGAATATCCCCATTCCAACCGCGAGGAGCTGTACGACCGCTACGAGCACCAGCCTGCGCAACTGCCGATGTGTTTCACGTTGACCGCCACCAAGCGCCCTGATTGA
- a CDS encoding TIGR03067 domain-containing protein — MSSNSDPDVQALQGAWEQTSLEDSGVLNPVDAHSAPGAITTITGDRFEVKTINGEVLLAGRFYLDSSAVPKRITWVDTMGDDAGKHLPASYRLDGDAFVFIAADEGMPRPLAFSTGPGQTMRSFVRRS; from the coding sequence ATGTCATCCAATTCAGACCCCGATGTTCAAGCCCTGCAAGGCGCCTGGGAGCAAACCTCACTTGAGGACAGCGGCGTGCTCAATCCGGTCGATGCCCACAGTGCCCCTGGCGCAATCACGACTATTACCGGCGACCGCTTCGAAGTGAAGACCATCAATGGCGAGGTGTTGCTCGCCGGCCGGTTTTACCTGGACAGCAGCGCCGTGCCCAAGCGCATTACCTGGGTCGACACTATGGGCGATGATGCCGGCAAGCACTTGCCCGCCAGTTATCGCCTCGATGGCGACGCGTTCGTGTTCATTGCCGCCGATGAAGGTATGCCCCGGCCGCTCGCATTCAGCACTGGCCCAGGTCAAACAATGCGCTCCTTTGTGCGTCGCAGCTGA
- a CDS encoding Wzz/FepE/Etk N-terminal domain-containing protein, with product MSNAPQPRQSLPSDEIDLFELFGAVWKQKKLVLGCTLLAGLLGVGYAYLAPRVYQVSSVLRPAAINELDALNRSEVYKLPPADALTKVAAQLDSYETRLGFFRANPALFEAFQQPGRSLEQSFEAFNNDAVRLSLPDPKNPDALNNYIRLEMQYPSGADGVAILNGFVAYAIAQQRNQVGADLKVIVNNRLNELKGKIDAARANYETGKESKIARLLEADKVKRAQLQDELGALRLQMKTQRTSRLAELDEAIAIARSIGIKHPTTPSAMGAEASPGGGQVMRTEVTNQAIPLYFMGTQALEAERAALARRTNDDFSNTRIAEIGKELRMLDANREVEVLKSRKSEDMFLQDVEPLWAEQARLRSLNIDMSALKLVTVDRQAQEPSSPIKPKKALVIAVSLVVGLMLGVLMALIWHFVQVRRQTVPTSTLDERRLPPR from the coding sequence TTGAGTAACGCTCCTCAGCCTCGTCAATCGTTACCTTCGGATGAAATCGATCTTTTTGAACTGTTTGGCGCCGTCTGGAAGCAAAAAAAACTGGTCTTGGGTTGTACACTCCTGGCTGGCCTTCTGGGAGTCGGCTATGCGTATCTTGCGCCCAGGGTTTATCAGGTCAGCAGCGTGCTGCGGCCTGCGGCAATCAATGAACTGGACGCTCTCAACCGCTCCGAAGTCTACAAGTTGCCGCCCGCTGACGCGTTGACCAAAGTGGCTGCGCAGTTGGACTCATACGAGACCCGATTGGGCTTCTTCAGGGCCAACCCCGCATTGTTCGAGGCCTTCCAACAGCCTGGGCGCAGCCTGGAACAGAGTTTTGAGGCGTTCAACAACGACGCCGTTCGCCTGTCACTTCCCGACCCCAAGAACCCCGATGCGCTCAACAACTACATCCGCCTGGAAATGCAATACCCCAGTGGTGCTGACGGGGTGGCAATTCTCAATGGGTTTGTGGCATACGCTATCGCGCAGCAACGCAATCAGGTAGGGGCGGATCTCAAGGTCATCGTCAATAACCGCCTCAACGAGCTCAAAGGCAAGATCGATGCGGCGCGCGCCAACTATGAAACCGGCAAGGAATCGAAAATCGCCAGGTTGTTGGAGGCGGACAAAGTCAAGCGTGCCCAATTGCAAGACGAACTCGGCGCCTTGCGTCTGCAGATGAAAACGCAACGCACCAGTCGCCTGGCCGAACTGGACGAGGCCATCGCCATTGCCAGGTCCATCGGCATCAAACATCCCACCACGCCTTCTGCAATGGGGGCTGAGGCTAGCCCGGGCGGCGGCCAGGTGATGCGTACTGAAGTGACCAACCAGGCGATCCCGTTGTACTTCATGGGTACCCAGGCGCTGGAAGCCGAGCGGGCTGCGCTGGCGCGACGTACCAATGATGACTTCTCCAACACTCGCATTGCTGAGATTGGCAAGGAGTTGCGCATGCTTGACGCCAATCGCGAGGTGGAAGTACTCAAGAGTCGCAAGAGCGAAGACATGTTCTTGCAAGACGTTGAGCCCCTCTGGGCGGAGCAAGCGCGGCTGCGCAGCCTTAATATCGACATGAGTGCCTTGAAACTTGTGACCGTCGACAGGCAGGCACAGGAACCGTCGAGCCCGATCAAGCCGAAGAAAGCCTTGGTCATCGCCGTGAGCCTGGTGGTGGGGCTGATGCTGGGGGTATTGATGGCGTTAATCTGGCATTTCGTGCAAGTGCGGCGCCAAACCGTGCCGACGTCCACGCTGGATGAGCGTCGGTTGCCACCCCGATAA
- the lpxO gene encoding lipid A hydroxylase LpxO, giving the protein MKLIIVVLYLASITYVHLRGRVRHPLGRQLSDHSTFLAPINCFLYLFSKLPSRPYLSPSDFPDLSPLQAHWEEIRLEGQNLMRAGEIKRSEQYNDVGFNSFFKSGWKRFYLKWYGDSHPSAMKLCPRTTELVQRIGSIKAAMFAELPPGARLVRHRDPYAGSYRYHLGLDTPNDPGCYINVDGESYYWRDGEPVMFDETYIHYAENTTQHNRIILFCDIERPMKYRWAAAFNRWFSRTVMAAAGSPNDAGDKTGGLNRAFTRLYKIRLRGKALKKRNRTRYYLEQWAVFAGLLAIFLLI; this is encoded by the coding sequence TTGAAGCTCATCATCGTTGTTCTCTACCTTGCCTCGATTACGTATGTGCACCTGCGTGGCCGAGTGCGGCACCCGCTGGGCCGCCAACTCAGTGATCATTCGACCTTCCTCGCGCCGATCAACTGTTTTCTCTACCTGTTCTCCAAACTGCCGAGTCGACCTTATCTATCGCCCAGCGACTTCCCGGACCTGAGCCCGCTCCAGGCGCATTGGGAAGAGATCCGCCTGGAAGGCCAGAACCTGATGCGTGCCGGCGAGATCAAGCGTTCGGAGCAATACAACGACGTAGGGTTCAACTCGTTCTTCAAGTCCGGTTGGAAGCGTTTCTATCTGAAATGGTATGGCGACAGCCACCCATCAGCGATGAAGCTGTGCCCGCGCACCACTGAGCTGGTCCAGCGTATCGGTTCGATCAAGGCCGCGATGTTCGCCGAGCTGCCGCCGGGCGCCAGGCTGGTGCGCCATCGTGATCCCTATGCAGGCTCGTACCGCTATCACCTGGGCCTGGACACACCCAACGACCCTGGCTGCTACATCAATGTGGATGGTGAGAGCTACTACTGGCGCGATGGCGAACCGGTGATGTTCGACGAGACCTACATCCACTACGCCGAGAACACCACGCAGCACAACCGTATCATCCTGTTTTGTGATATCGAGCGCCCGATGAAGTACCGCTGGGCGGCCGCGTTCAATCGCTGGTTCAGCCGTACCGTGATGGCAGCGGCCGGTTCGCCCAACGATGCCGGCGACAAGACTGGCGGGCTCAACCGCGCTTTCACGCGCTTGTACAAAATCCGTTTGCGCGGCAAAGCGCTCAAAAAGCGCAACCGCACCCGTTATTACCTGGAACAATGGGCCGTCTTCGCCGGGTTGCTGGCGATCTTCCTACTGATCTGA
- the ku gene encoding non-homologous end joining protein Ku, which yields MPRAIWKGAISFGLVHIPVSLVSATSSQGVDFDWLDKRSMDPVGYKRINKTTGKEITKENIVKGVAFEKGRYVVISEEEIRAAHPKSTQTIEIIGFVASDQIPLQNIDTPYFLAPDKRGGKVYALLRETLKKTDKVALANVVLHTKQHLAALMPLESALILVMLRWPAEVRSLDELELGDDVTKPSLAKGELDMAKRLVEDMSADWQPDEYRDSFQEKIMALVARKAKAGKIEDVETGNDTEERKSADVIDLTELLKRSLAGKPSKKPAAKKSNKAS from the coding sequence ATGCCTCGAGCAATCTGGAAAGGCGCCATCAGTTTTGGCTTGGTGCATATCCCGGTATCGCTGGTTTCGGCCACCTCCTCCCAAGGTGTCGACTTCGACTGGCTGGACAAGCGCAGCATGGACCCGGTGGGCTACAAGCGCATCAACAAGACCACCGGCAAGGAGATCACCAAGGAAAACATCGTCAAAGGCGTGGCCTTCGAAAAAGGCCGCTATGTGGTGATCAGCGAGGAGGAAATTCGCGCGGCTCACCCCAAGTCGACCCAGACCATCGAAATCATCGGGTTCGTCGCCAGCGATCAGATCCCGTTGCAGAACATCGATACGCCCTACTTTCTGGCTCCGGATAAACGCGGCGGTAAGGTCTACGCGTTGCTAAGAGAAACCCTCAAGAAAACCGACAAGGTCGCGCTGGCCAACGTAGTGCTGCACACCAAGCAGCACCTGGCGGCATTGATGCCCCTGGAATCGGCGCTGATCCTGGTGATGCTGCGCTGGCCGGCCGAAGTGCGCAGTCTGGACGAACTGGAACTGGGCGACGACGTGACCAAGCCCAGCCTGGCCAAAGGTGAGTTGGACATGGCCAAGCGCCTGGTGGAAGACATGAGCGCCGACTGGCAGCCCGACGAATACCGTGACAGCTTCCAGGAAAAAATCATGGCGCTGGTGGCCAGGAAGGCCAAGGCCGGCAAGATCGAGGACGTTGAAACCGGCAATGACACTGAGGAGCGCAAGTCGGCCGATGTGATCGACCTGACGGAATTGCTCAAGCGCAGCCTGGCGGGAAAACCGAGCAAAAAGCCCGCCGCGAAGAAATCCAACAAGGCCTCATAA
- a CDS encoding PQQ-dependent sugar dehydrogenase, which translates to MFLRKTLLAALCATTLLPMTAAFAADAQQFPSEQGSITATPIAKGLDHPWAVAFLPDKQGFLVTERPGHLRFVSPDGKLSAPLTGVPEVWAKGQGGLLDVVLSPDFKQDRMVYLSYAEGGGKGGTAGTAVGRGRLAADFSGLSDFQVILRQEPKLSTGNHFGSRLAFDRDGYLFVSLGENNDRPTAQDLDKLQGKVVRIYPDGRVPDDNPFVGQPGVRPEIWSYGQRNPQGLALNPWSGTVWENEHGPRGGDEVNIIERGKNYGWPLATHGINYSLTPIPEAQGKTVAGTVQPHHVWEKSPGISGMAFYDADRFKPWQHNVFIGALVSQELIRLQFDGDKVVHEERLLGGLNARIRDVRQGPDGFLYVLTDEDNGVLYRVGLNQD; encoded by the coding sequence ATGTTCCTACGCAAAACCCTGCTAGCCGCCCTGTGTGCAACCACACTGCTGCCGATGACCGCCGCTTTCGCCGCTGACGCCCAGCAGTTCCCCAGCGAACAAGGCAGCATTACCGCCACCCCGATTGCCAAAGGCCTGGACCATCCATGGGCGGTGGCCTTTCTGCCGGACAAGCAAGGCTTCCTGGTCACCGAGCGACCCGGCCACCTGCGCTTCGTCAGCCCGGACGGCAAGCTTTCTGCCCCGCTGACAGGCGTGCCCGAGGTGTGGGCCAAAGGGCAGGGTGGCTTGCTGGATGTGGTGCTGTCGCCCGACTTCAAACAGGACCGCATGGTCTACCTTTCCTACGCTGAAGGTGGCGGCAAGGGCGGTACGGCCGGCACTGCCGTAGGCCGTGGTCGCTTGGCGGCTGACTTCAGTGGCTTGAGCGATTTCCAAGTGATCCTGCGCCAGGAGCCGAAGCTGTCCACCGGCAATCACTTCGGCTCGCGCCTGGCCTTCGACCGCGATGGTTACCTGTTCGTGAGCCTGGGAGAAAACAACGACCGCCCGACAGCCCAGGACCTGGACAAATTGCAAGGCAAGGTCGTGCGCATCTACCCGGACGGCCGCGTCCCGGATGATAACCCCTTCGTCGGCCAGCCCGGCGTGCGCCCGGAGATCTGGTCCTACGGCCAGCGCAATCCCCAGGGGCTGGCGTTGAACCCCTGGAGCGGCACGGTCTGGGAAAACGAGCACGGCCCGCGCGGCGGTGATGAGGTCAACATCATCGAGCGCGGCAAGAACTACGGCTGGCCATTGGCAACCCACGGCATCAACTATTCGCTGACACCGATTCCCGAAGCGCAGGGCAAGACAGTGGCAGGCACGGTGCAGCCCCATCATGTCTGGGAGAAATCACCGGGTATCAGCGGCATGGCGTTCTACGATGCGGATCGCTTCAAGCCCTGGCAGCACAACGTGTTTATCGGCGCGCTGGTCAGCCAGGAGTTGATTCGGCTGCAGTTTGACGGCGACAAGGTAGTCCACGAAGAGCGTTTGCTGGGCGGCTTGAACGCGCGGATCCGCGATGTACGCCAGGGGCCGGATGGCTTTTTGTACGTGCTGACGGATGAGGATAACGGTGTGTTGTATCGGGTGGGCCTGAATCAGGATTGA
- a CDS encoding HAD family hydrolase, whose protein sequence is MRPHTSFIFDLDGTLTDSVYQNVAAWKEALDAERIPLAMWRVHRRIGMSGGLMLKSLSRETGLDISEPQARRLEDLHAEAYARLQGQIIALPGALQLLETLSEAGLNWCIATSGGVDTAKINLKALQLDIEQVNIITRDDVKYGKPDPDLFLAAAERMQVPIDECLVIGDAVWDMLAARRAKATGIGLLSGGYDIGELERAGALRVYEDPLDMLQHLDEIASRP, encoded by the coding sequence ATGCGACCGCACACTTCATTTATCTTCGACCTCGACGGCACCCTGACCGACAGCGTCTATCAAAACGTCGCCGCCTGGAAAGAAGCGCTGGACGCCGAACGCATCCCCTTGGCGATGTGGCGCGTTCACCGCAGGATCGGCATGAGCGGCGGCCTGATGTTGAAGTCCTTGTCCCGTGAAACCGGGCTGGACATCAGCGAGCCGCAGGCCCGGCGTCTCGAAGACTTGCATGCCGAGGCCTACGCACGCTTGCAGGGCCAGATCATTGCGCTGCCCGGTGCGCTGCAGCTGCTCGAGACCCTCAGCGAGGCCGGCCTCAACTGGTGCATCGCCACCAGCGGCGGTGTCGATACCGCGAAGATCAACCTCAAGGCGCTGCAACTGGACATTGAGCAGGTCAACATCATTACCCGTGACGATGTGAAGTACGGCAAGCCTGACCCGGACCTGTTCCTCGCCGCCGCCGAGCGCATGCAGGTGCCGATCGACGAGTGCCTGGTGATCGGCGACGCGGTCTGGGACATGCTCGCCGCGCGTCGCGCAAAAGCCACCGGCATTGGCTTGCTGTCCGGCGGCTATGACATCGGTGAGCTTGAGCGCGCCGGTGCGCTGCGCGTCTACGAAGACCCGCTGGATATGTTGCAGCACCTGGATGAGATTGCTTCGCGTCCTTGA